The nucleotide window TTCCTCTGCTAAAAGTTGCATCTTGCACTATTGCTTGTAAACTACCATTGCGATATACGCCAATCGTATTTCCAGTGCGCTCTATCTTAATAGCGTATGTAGTTCCTCCTGCAATCAAGGAATCGAAGTTGGCAATTTGAGTTGCGACGCCTGCTGCTACCTTAAAAATGCCATGTGTTTTATCGTTATCACTTTCGTTAAAGCTGGCGTAATAGTAGTTGTTGCGGTCTTGATAATTAAAGATAATCGAAAAATCATCCCACTGACTTGAGGTTGCATTAGCACTAGCCTCTGCACTCAGCGTGAAGTTATTAGGAACATACTGGTTGTGGATCGAGATATTGCGATTAGCAACTGGGGGAACACTGCGATCGCTATCTCGCAACTGATATTTCCCATTCTGGAGACTCCAAGTTCCACCTGACTCAACCATAAAGTTGTTACTACTCGAACTAGCAGCAAAGTCTTCAGAAATGAGTATCTGTGGATCGGGTTGTGGCTTCTCTGGCTGTGGTTTAGGTTCAATAGGCTTGGGTTCTATTGCAGCACCACCTGGTGCGACTTCTTCAAAGCTAGAATTAGCATCGCCTAAACGATATTCATCAGTGTAAAACACACGAGGTGCTGCTCCTTTAAAATCAGGATCGCCTTTGTATAGTCCCATCTTAAAGTAAGGTCCTTCATCCTCATCGTTCCAAAAAGTACGTCCTTTGTAGTCTACGTTTTGTGTGTAAGAATTGTTACCTATCTTCGTCCAAAGCTTTAAGAATCCATCAGTATTTCCTGTCCATTTGACATGCATAACAAAATCAACCCATTTGCCTCGAACTTCAGAAAGAGTACCTAAGTTGTAACTCGTACATTCGGAATCTGTGTTATTACCTTTACGTTGAAATCTAAAGCTAATGTTGCTACCACTTCTCATGATGTATGAGCCATTTGCACCACAA belongs to Gloeocapsopsis sp. IPPAS B-1203 and includes:
- a CDS encoding polysaccharide lyase, whose amino-acid sequence is MASKKKIYSRKFLQRIGLTPVLGLLLSTSLVLPLSANKSSAAIIDSVTEDINDARVREFAKDKGGSACNKLENVTSVMGNAIHPIRAGKQAFWHWVNRCGERSEIGMNKTVIGNSYWYGWSMYIPIDWQDPSDAYDILMQWATYPSPRGGKFACGANGSYIMRSGSNISFRFQRKGNNTDSECTSYNLGTLSEVRGKWVDFVMHVKWTGNTDGFLKLWTKIGNNSYTQNVDYKGRTFWNDEDEGPYFKMGLYKGDPDFKGAAPRVFYTDEYRLGDANSSFEEVAPGGAAIEPKPIEPKPQPEKPQPDPQILISEDFAASSSSNNFMVESGGTWSLQNGKYQLRDSDRSVPPVANRNISIHNQYVPNNFTLSAEASANATSSQWDDFSIIFNYQDRNNYYYASFNESDNDKTHGIFKVAAGVATQIANFDSLIAGGTTYAIKIERTGNTIGVYRNGSLQAIVQDATFSRGKVGFGSLNNSATFDNLKVE